Proteins from one Burkholderia oklahomensis C6786 genomic window:
- a CDS encoding Lrp/AsnC ligand binding domain-containing protein encodes MRTQRQPVRALDKLDRRILKLLQEDGRMAMKDLAERVGLTVTPCIERVRRMERDGVITGYHARVDPAQLGASLLVFVEITLDHKNGNMFEQFRREVMKIDEVLECHLVSGDFDYLIKARIGEMADYRKLLGDILLQLPGAVQSKSYVVMEEIKETLMIAVDE; translated from the coding sequence ATGAGAACTCAACGTCAGCCGGTACGCGCGCTCGACAAGCTGGACCGGCGTATTCTGAAGCTGCTGCAAGAGGACGGCCGCATGGCGATGAAGGACCTCGCCGAGCGCGTCGGACTGACGGTCACGCCCTGCATCGAGCGGGTGCGGCGGATGGAGCGCGACGGCGTGATCACGGGTTACCACGCGCGCGTCGATCCTGCGCAACTCGGCGCGTCGCTCCTCGTGTTCGTCGAGATCACGCTCGATCACAAGAACGGCAACATGTTCGAGCAGTTCCGCCGCGAGGTGATGAAGATCGACGAAGTACTCGAATGCCATCTCGTGTCGGGCGACTTCGACTATCTGATCAAGGCGCGGATCGGCGAGATGGCCGACTACCGGAAGCTGCTCGGCGACATCCTGCTGCAGTTGCCGGGCGCCGTGCAGTCGAAGAGCTACGTCGTGATGGAGGAAATCAAGGAGACGCTGATGATCGCGGTCGACGAGTGA
- a CDS encoding PA0069 family radical SAM protein — MSDRSDVEYQVAPPVPRKGRGAVDNLQGRYETVERELVDDGWARDEREPPVPLRTQVFEERARTILTRNASPDIPFNVSLNPYRGCEHGCIYCFARPTHSYLGLSPGLDFESRIYAKVNAAELLERELAKPRYVAEPIALGVNTDAYQPVERELRITRQVIQVMHDHGQPFAAITKSSLIERDLDLLARMAERQQVMAAVTITTLDSELARALEPRAATPSRRLRTIRALRDAGVPVGVSVAPMIPFVTEPDLERVLEACADAGATHASYIVLRLPWEVAPLFSEWLAAHFPDRAERVMARVRDMRGGKDYDSDFSRRMKGEGMWADLLRQRFRMAVKRCGLNERTRGILDFSQFRAPQRPKQPKPLGRPNAAPKADDGSQLSLF; from the coding sequence ATGAGCGATCGATCCGACGTCGAATATCAGGTGGCGCCGCCCGTGCCCCGCAAGGGGCGCGGCGCGGTGGACAACCTGCAGGGGCGCTACGAGACCGTCGAGCGCGAGTTGGTCGACGACGGCTGGGCGCGCGACGAACGCGAGCCGCCTGTCCCGTTGCGCACCCAGGTGTTCGAGGAGCGCGCGAGGACGATCCTCACGCGCAACGCTTCGCCGGACATTCCGTTCAACGTGTCGCTGAATCCGTACCGCGGCTGCGAGCACGGCTGCATCTACTGCTTCGCGCGGCCGACGCACAGCTACCTCGGACTGTCGCCGGGGCTCGATTTCGAGAGCCGGATCTACGCGAAAGTGAATGCGGCGGAATTGCTCGAGCGCGAGCTCGCGAAGCCGCGTTACGTGGCGGAGCCGATCGCGCTGGGCGTGAACACCGACGCGTATCAGCCGGTCGAGCGCGAGCTGCGGATCACGCGGCAAGTGATCCAGGTGATGCACGATCACGGGCAGCCGTTCGCCGCGATCACGAAGTCGTCGCTGATCGAGCGCGATCTCGACTTGCTTGCTCGGATGGCCGAGCGTCAGCAGGTAATGGCGGCCGTCACGATCACGACGCTCGATTCCGAACTCGCGCGTGCGCTCGAGCCGCGCGCCGCGACGCCTTCGCGCCGGCTGCGGACGATCCGTGCGCTGCGCGACGCGGGCGTGCCGGTTGGCGTGAGCGTCGCGCCGATGATCCCGTTCGTCACCGAGCCCGATCTCGAGCGCGTGCTGGAGGCTTGCGCGGATGCGGGTGCGACCCACGCAAGCTATATCGTGCTGCGGCTGCCGTGGGAGGTCGCGCCGCTTTTCTCCGAATGGCTTGCCGCGCATTTCCCGGATCGCGCGGAGCGCGTGATGGCGCGCGTGCGGGACATGCGCGGCGGCAAGGATTACGACTCGGATTTCAGCCGGCGGATGAAGGGCGAAGGGATGTGGGCGGATCTGCTCAGGCAGCGCTTCAGGATGGCGGTCAAGCGCTGCGGGCTGAACGAGCGCACGCGCGGCATTCTTGATTTCTCGCAGTTTCGCGCGCCGCAGCGGCCGAAGCAGCCGAAGCCGCTCGGGCGGCCAAATGCAGCGCCGAAGGCGGACGACGGTTCGCAGCTCAGCCTGTTTTGA
- a CDS encoding NINE protein has product MSSSTSTPPRFRSKTLTALLAFLFGSLGAHRFYLHGWKDLAGWAHLLATIVGIPGFLLLAASGRTAALGWWLAVPGAISLLAAFLAALVYGLRADDKWDAQFNAATGRHSRSGWGVVFVVIFSLLIGAFLLMTGLALAFQTYFESQVEAAKQISQ; this is encoded by the coding sequence ATGTCCAGCAGCACGTCCACCCCACCCCGCTTTCGCTCGAAGACGCTCACCGCACTGCTCGCATTCCTGTTCGGCTCGCTCGGCGCACACCGATTCTATTTGCACGGCTGGAAGGACCTCGCCGGCTGGGCGCATTTGCTCGCGACGATCGTCGGCATTCCCGGGTTCCTGCTGCTCGCGGCGTCGGGACGCACGGCCGCGCTCGGCTGGTGGCTCGCCGTGCCGGGCGCGATATCGCTGCTCGCCGCGTTCCTCGCCGCGCTCGTCTATGGGCTGCGCGCCGACGACAAATGGGACGCGCAATTCAACGCCGCCACGGGCCGCCACAGCCGCTCCGGCTGGGGCGTCGTGTTCGTCGTGATCTTTTCGCTGCTGATCGGCGCATTCCTGCTGATGACGGGGCTCGCACTCGCTTTCCAGACCTATTTCGAATCGCAGGTCGAGGCCGCGAAGCAGATCTCGCAATGA
- a CDS encoding PQQ-dependent sugar dehydrogenase produces MRPLISLSRIVSSGLPTLLRTAAAACLVLATIAASAALPIDALSVPPGFRVQVLADDVPAAREMAWSPRGILYVGSMEGRVHALVVRDGHVRAHHVIASGLEMPVGVAYRNGALYVSAVSRILRLDRIDERLAAPPKPVVVTDALPTERHHGWKFIAFGPDGKLYVPTGAPCNICVADRDRYAMIGRMNPDGSGYEVYARGVRNTVGFAWHPATSELWFTDNGRDLMGDDRPDDKLNRAPHAGLDFGYPFCHGGDVLDPQFGRGHTCASYVPPVLKLGAHVAALGMRFYTGDMFPPEYRNNIFIAEHGSWNRSRKVGYRVMRVIASPDGRSAHQEAFAQGWLRPDESVWGRPADVLPLPDGSLLVSDDYAGAIYRITYDAAH; encoded by the coding sequence ATGCGTCCGCTCATCTCCCTGTCGCGCATCGTTTCCTCAGGCCTGCCGACGCTGCTGCGCACCGCGGCCGCCGCCTGTCTCGTTCTCGCGACAATCGCCGCGTCGGCCGCACTGCCGATCGACGCGTTGAGCGTGCCGCCCGGCTTTCGCGTCCAGGTGCTCGCCGACGACGTGCCCGCCGCACGCGAAATGGCGTGGTCGCCGCGCGGAATTCTGTACGTCGGCAGCATGGAGGGCCGCGTGCATGCGCTCGTCGTGCGCGACGGCCATGTGCGGGCGCACCATGTGATCGCGTCGGGACTCGAGATGCCGGTCGGCGTCGCGTATCGCAATGGCGCGCTGTACGTATCGGCCGTGTCGCGAATTCTACGCCTCGACCGGATCGACGAACGGCTCGCCGCACCGCCGAAGCCCGTCGTCGTCACGGACGCACTGCCGACCGAGCGTCATCACGGCTGGAAGTTCATCGCGTTCGGCCCCGACGGCAAGCTCTACGTGCCGACGGGCGCGCCGTGCAACATCTGCGTCGCCGACCGCGACCGCTACGCGATGATCGGTCGGATGAACCCCGATGGCAGCGGCTACGAGGTCTACGCGCGCGGCGTGCGCAACACGGTCGGCTTCGCATGGCATCCGGCGACGAGCGAACTCTGGTTCACCGACAACGGCCGCGACCTGATGGGCGACGACCGCCCCGACGACAAGCTGAACCGCGCGCCGCACGCGGGCCTCGACTTCGGCTATCCGTTCTGCCATGGCGGCGACGTGCTCGATCCGCAGTTCGGGCGCGGCCACACGTGCGCGAGCTACGTGCCGCCCGTGCTCAAGCTGGGCGCGCACGTCGCCGCGCTCGGCATGCGCTTCTACACGGGCGACATGTTCCCGCCCGAATACCGCAACAACATCTTCATCGCCGAGCACGGCTCGTGGAACCGCAGCCGCAAGGTCGGCTACCGGGTCATGCGCGTGATCGCCTCGCCGGACGGCCGATCCGCGCATCAGGAAGCGTTCGCCCAGGGATGGCTGAGGCCCGACGAAAGCGTCTGGGGCCGTCCGGCGGACGTGCTGCCGCTGCCGGACGGATCGCTTCTCGTCAGCGACGACTATGCGGGCGCAATCTACCGGATCACCTACGATGCGGCGCATTGA